The following coding sequences are from one Acomys russatus chromosome 16, mAcoRus1.1, whole genome shotgun sequence window:
- the Slc25a19 gene encoding mitochondrial thiamine pyrophosphate carrier, producing the protein MVGYDAKADVRSNSKLEVAVAGSVSGFVTRALISPLDVIKIRFQLQIERLCPSDPNAKYHGIFQAAKQILQEEGPTAFWKGHVPAQILSVGYGAVQFLSFEELTELLYRANWSNAHQFSAHFICGGLSAGAATLTVHPVDVLRTRLAAQGEPKIYKTLREAILTMYRTEGPLVFYKGLAPTVIAIFPYAGLQFSCYRSLKRAYDWLIPPDGKQTGNLKNLLCGCGSGVISKTLTYPLDLFKKRLQVMGFEHARSAFGQVRSYRGLLDLTKQVLQDEGTKGFFKGLSPSLLKAALSTGFMFFWYELFCNLFHCIRRKDR; encoded by the exons ATGGTCGGCTATGATGCCAAGGCAGATGTCAGAAGTAACTCCAAGTTGGAGGTGGCGGTGGCAGGATCAGTGTCAGGATTTGTCACACGTGCCCTGATCAGCCCTTTGGACGTCATCAAGATCCGTTTCCAG CTCCAGATTGAACGCCTGTGTCCAAGTGACCCCAACGCCAAATACCACGGAATCTTCCAGGCAGCCAAGCAGATCCTGCAGGAGGAGGGCCCAACAGCCTTCTGGAAAGGACATGTGCCAGCCCAGATTCTGTCTGTAGGCTACGGAGCTGTCCAA TTTTTGTCATTTGAAGAACTGACTGAGCTGCTTTACAGAGCCAACTGGTCTAATGCCCACCAGTTCTCAGCACACTTTATATGTGGCGGCCTGTCTGCTGGGGCAGCCACCCTTACCGTGCACCCTGTGGATGTCCTGCGCACCCGCCTCGCAGCTCAGGGGGAGCCCAAG atCTATAAGACCCTACGAGAGGCCATATTGACCATGTACAGGACCGAGGGCCCCTTGGTCTTCTACAAAGGCTTGGCCCCCACGGTGATCGCCATCTTCCCCTATGCGGGTCTGCAGTTCTCTTGCTACCGTTCCTTGAAACGTGCCTACGACTGGCTCATCCCGCCAGATGGAAAACAGACAG GGAACCTTAAAAACCTGCTCTGTGGCTGTGGATCTGGAGTCATCAGCAAGACCCTTACATACCCGCTGGACCTCTTCAAGAAGCGTCTGCAGGTGATGGGGTTCGAGCATGCCCGGTCTGCCTTTGGCCAG GTGCGGAGCTACAGGGGCCTCCTGGACCTCACGAAACAGGTGCTACAAGATGAAGGCACCAAGGGCTTCTTCAAGGGCCTGTCCCCCAGCCTGCTGAAGGCTGCGCTCTCCACGGGCTTCATGTTCTTCTGGTATGAGCTCTTCTGTAACCTCTTCCACTGCATAAGGAGAAAAGACAGATAG
- the Mif4gd gene encoding MIF4G domain-containing protein has translation MGEASRDEYKIQSFDAETQQLLKTALKDPGAVDLEKVASVIVDHSLQDCVFSKEAGRMCYAIIQAESKQTGQSVFRRGLLDRLQQEYEAREQLRARSLQGWVCYVTFICNIFDYLKVNNMPMMALVNPVYDCLFQLAQPESLSREEEVDCLVLQLHRVGEQLEKMNGQRMDELFILIRDGFLLPTDLSSLARLLLLEIIEFRAAGWKTTPAAHKYYYSEVSD, from the exons ATGGGCGAGGCCAGTAGAGATGAGTATAAAATCCAGTCTTTTGATGCAGAGACTCAGCAGCTGCTGAAGACTGCGCTCAAAG ATCCAGGTGCTGTGGACTTGGAGAAAGTGGCCAGTGTGATTGTGGACCATTCTCTGCAGGACTGTGTGTTCAGCAAGGAAGCAGGACGGATGTGCTATGCCATCATACAG GCAGAGAGTAAGCAAACTGGCCAGAGTGTCTTTCGGCGCGGGCTCCTCGACAGGCTGCAGCAGGAGTATGAGGCCAGGGAGCAGCTGCGGGCACGCTCCCTGCAGGGCTGGGTCTGCTATGTCACCTTTATCTGCAACATCTTTGACTACCTGAAG GTGAACAACATGCCCATGATGGCCCTGGTCAACCCTGTCTATGACTGTCTCTTCCAGCTGGCCCAGCCGGAGAGCCTGAGCAGGGAAGAGGAG GTGGACTGCCTGGTGCTGCAGCTGCACCGGGTTGGGGAGCAGCTGGAGAAGATGAATGGCCAGCGCATGGATGAGCTCTTTATCCTAATCCGGGATGGCTTCCTGCTCCCAACAGACCTCAGCTCCTTggccaggctgctgctgctggagatcATCGAGTTCCGGGCAGCTGGCTGGAAGACCACACCCGCTGCCCACAAGTATTACTACAGTGAGGTTTCTGACTAA
- the Mrps7 gene encoding 28S ribosomal protein S7, mitochondrial, giving the protein MAAPATRRWSSLALGVRRAVWNLPGITQVRCSRYAPEFRDPLIDKEYYRKPGAELTEEEKYDQELKKTQLIKAAAATETSSVFADPVISKFTNMMMKGGNKVLARSLMTQTLEALKRKQFEKYRAASAEEQATIERNPYVIFHQALRNCEPVIGLVPILKGGHFYQVPVPLADRRRRFLAMKWMITECRENKPRRMLMPEKLSSELLEAFHNRGPVIKRKHNMHKMAEANRALAHYRWW; this is encoded by the exons ATGGCTGCCCCCGCAACGCGTCGGTGGTCGAGCCTGGCCCTGGGAGTGAGGCGTGCTGTCTGGAATCTTCCAGG GATAACACAGGTGAGGTGTAGCCGCTATGCCCCTGAATTCAGAGATCCCTTGATTGACAAGGAATATTACCGTAAGCCGGGAGCGGAACTCACGGAAGAGGAGAAATATGACCAGGAGCTCAAGAAAACCCAGCTCATCAAAGCTGCCGCGGCAACCGAGACAAGCTCGGTGTTTGCAGACCCTGTCATCAG CAAATTCACCAACATGATGATGAAAGGCGGCAACAAAGTACTGGCCAGATCCCTCATGACGCAG actcttgaagCTCTGAAAAGGAAGCAGTTTGAGAAGTACCGCGCTGCCTCTGCAGAGGAACAGGCCACCATTGAACGTAACCCCTATGTGATCTTCCACCAGGCGCTGAGGAACTGTGAGCCTGTGATTGGCTTGGTGCCTATTCTCAAAGGGGGCCATTTCTACCAG GTCCCTGTGCCTCTAGCTGACCGACGTCGCCGATTCCTGGCTATGAAATGGATGATCACAGAGTGCCGGGAGAACAAGCCGCGGCGGATGCTGATGCCCGAGAAGCTGTCGAGTGAGCTGCTGGAGGCTTTTCATAACAGGGGGCCCGTGATCAAGAGGAAACATAACATGCACAAGATGGCAGAGGCCAACCGAGCCCTGGCCCACTACCGCTGGTGGTAG